One window of the Granulicella arctica genome contains the following:
- the hisC gene encoding histidinol-phosphate transaminase, whose protein sequence is MAIASSTVKPRQAVLDMPEYHPPLAAREMLRLDFNENTFAPSPRVIERLREITSEGLTKYPEREPVERIVADHFDLEPSQVLLTNGVDEAIHLLCAAFLEPDDEALIATPTFFMYDVSISMMTSGLRRVQSDASLEFPYQRFLDAITDRTKLIIVASPNNPTGSIVSRQHLLAIAAAAPHAVVMVDEAYYHFHGESTMQDIATTPNLVVARTFSKAYGLANLRIGMLAGNAEVINHVRKVSSPYNVNGVALDCLPVALADEAYVAWYAEQVRIGRERVMDELRALGVPFFPSHANFVLMNIGPRHKELVANMRKHGVLLRDRSADPGCEGFVRITIGIADHVTLGLAALKASLQEIGWTAR, encoded by the coding sequence ATGGCAATTGCAAGCAGTACCGTGAAACCGCGTCAGGCTGTACTGGACATGCCGGAGTACCATCCACCGCTCGCTGCGCGCGAGATGCTGCGGCTCGACTTTAATGAGAATACTTTCGCTCCATCTCCCCGCGTCATCGAGCGGCTTAGAGAGATCACCTCTGAAGGCCTAACGAAGTACCCGGAGCGTGAACCAGTCGAGCGGATCGTGGCAGACCACTTCGATCTCGAACCCAGCCAGGTGCTTCTAACAAACGGTGTCGACGAAGCGATCCACCTTCTCTGCGCAGCCTTCCTCGAACCCGATGACGAAGCTCTGATCGCCACACCCACGTTCTTCATGTATGACGTGAGCATCTCGATGATGACCTCGGGGCTGCGCAGAGTTCAGTCTGACGCTTCTCTCGAGTTTCCCTACCAGCGATTTCTCGACGCCATCACGGATAGAACCAAGCTGATCATCGTAGCTTCGCCGAACAACCCGACAGGATCAATCGTAAGTCGGCAGCATCTTCTAGCCATTGCCGCAGCAGCGCCGCACGCAGTCGTGATGGTGGACGAAGCCTACTACCACTTCCATGGGGAGTCGACGATGCAGGACATCGCCACCACACCCAATCTAGTCGTCGCCCGCACCTTTTCGAAGGCCTACGGACTGGCAAATCTACGTATTGGCATGCTTGCGGGCAACGCCGAAGTCATCAATCACGTACGGAAGGTCAGTTCGCCCTACAACGTAAATGGTGTGGCCTTGGACTGCCTGCCCGTCGCACTAGCCGATGAGGCCTACGTCGCATGGTATGCAGAGCAGGTTCGCATCGGGCGCGAGCGAGTCATGGACGAACTGCGCGCTCTCGGCGTCCCCTTCTTTCCCAGCCACGCAAACTTCGTTCTCATGAACATCGGCCCCAGGCACAAGGAACTCGTCGCGAACATGCGTAAACATGGCGTGTTACTCCGCGATCGATCGGCCGATCCGGGCTGCGAAGGCTTCGTACGAATCACGATCGGGATCGCAGACCATGTAACCCTGGGCCTCGCCGCACTCAAAGCTTCTCTGCAAGAGATTGGATGGACTGCACGATGA
- the hisD gene encoding histidinol dehydrogenase: MKLIRTFGRSRAAAQALVETLEQRGAVSTARVEPSVAKILSAVRRQGDVALKQYAVKFDGLSKDQDLQVSREEMKAAWVATAPALQKAMQTAQQNIRTFAEAQMPREWTTTPAPGVKTGQIVRPLTNVGCYVPGGRYPLPSTLLMTATPAQVAGVARIVVCSPKPARETMAAAWLAGITEFYRVGGAQAIAAMAYGTSSIERVDKIVGPGNLYVTAAKTIVSAECGIDMPAGPTEITVTSETGDPAGIAADLVAQAEHDPEALAILITSNPELATAVAAEVKMQAKRNVIAKQSLAAQGCIFVTETVAEARELTNRLAPEHLTVDSQADLKWVQNAGSVFVGAYAPQSMGDYISGPNHVLPTGRVGRIRGGLSVMDFVKIITVQEYTRKGLGAMGPHAIALAEAEGLVGHAESVRVRMQ; the protein is encoded by the coding sequence ATGAAGCTGATTCGTACCTTTGGACGAAGTAGGGCCGCAGCGCAGGCGTTAGTCGAAACGCTGGAGCAGCGTGGAGCCGTAAGCACTGCCCGCGTAGAACCGTCGGTCGCAAAGATCCTGTCTGCCGTACGCAGGCAAGGCGACGTCGCGCTGAAGCAATATGCAGTCAAGTTCGACGGCTTGTCGAAAGATCAGGATCTTCAAGTCTCTCGCGAAGAGATGAAAGCTGCATGGGTGGCGACTGCACCGGCCTTACAGAAGGCGATGCAGACAGCACAACAGAATATCCGCACCTTCGCTGAAGCACAGATGCCCCGTGAATGGACGACCACTCCAGCGCCCGGCGTGAAGACTGGGCAGATTGTAAGGCCGCTTACCAATGTGGGCTGCTATGTTCCTGGTGGCCGCTATCCCTTACCCTCAACATTGCTGATGACCGCAACCCCCGCGCAGGTCGCTGGCGTTGCGCGGATCGTGGTCTGCTCTCCCAAACCTGCTCGCGAAACGATGGCTGCAGCGTGGCTCGCAGGCATCACAGAGTTCTATCGCGTAGGGGGCGCCCAGGCGATTGCCGCGATGGCCTACGGAACGAGCAGCATCGAGCGAGTCGATAAGATCGTCGGACCGGGCAATCTCTATGTAACTGCTGCCAAAACGATAGTCTCCGCTGAATGCGGCATCGATATGCCTGCAGGCCCAACTGAGATTACGGTGACCAGCGAGACAGGAGACCCTGCCGGCATCGCCGCGGACCTCGTTGCGCAGGCCGAGCATGATCCCGAAGCACTGGCTATCCTCATCACGAGTAATCCGGAGCTTGCCACCGCCGTAGCAGCGGAAGTAAAGATGCAGGCAAAACGCAACGTTATTGCGAAACAATCGCTGGCCGCGCAAGGTTGCATTTTTGTAACCGAAACGGTAGCAGAAGCTCGTGAACTGACCAATCGGCTGGCTCCGGAGCATCTGACAGTGGATTCGCAGGCCGATCTCAAATGGGTTCAGAATGCTGGTTCGGTCTTTGTCGGTGCCTATGCTCCACAGTCCATGGGAGATTACATCTCTGGCCCAAACCACGTTCTCCCTACTGGCCGGGTTGGTCGTATACGTGGAGGACTGAGCGTGATGGACTTCGTCAAGATCATTACCGTGCAGGAGTACACACGGAAAGGTCTAGGCGCTATGGGCCCACATGCGATCGCCTTAGCCGAGGCAGAAGGATTAGTAGGACATGCGGAAAGCGTACGAGTGAGGATGCAATGA
- the hisG gene encoding ATP phosphoribosyltransferase yields MAATINKLKLGIPKGSLQDATIALFERAGWRILANGRSYFPSIDDVEIECMLVRAQEMARYVEHGALDAGLTGNDWVLENQTDVEYVTSLTYSKQSRQKVKWVLAVPEDSPFQKPEDLAGKIIATELVEFTKRYFASKNIPVTVEFSWGATEVKPPTLADAIVEVTETGSSLKANRLRIIETLMESETQLIANKSSYKDAWKREKIDNLSLMLNAAIAAQGRVGLMLNTQKQNLPAVLGVLPALNSPTVSQLSDPEWVALNTILDEALVRDVIPKLKAVGATGIVEYPLSKVVL; encoded by the coding sequence ATGGCGGCAACAATAAACAAGCTTAAGCTCGGGATTCCAAAAGGCAGCTTGCAGGATGCGACGATTGCCCTCTTCGAACGCGCCGGCTGGCGCATCCTGGCAAATGGCCGCAGCTACTTCCCCAGTATCGACGATGTCGAAATCGAGTGCATGCTTGTCCGTGCGCAGGAGATGGCACGGTATGTCGAGCACGGCGCGCTCGACGCCGGACTCACCGGGAACGACTGGGTTCTTGAGAACCAGACGGACGTTGAATACGTCACCAGCCTCACCTACTCCAAGCAGAGCCGCCAAAAAGTAAAGTGGGTGCTTGCCGTCCCCGAGGATTCGCCCTTCCAGAAGCCCGAAGACCTCGCCGGCAAGATCATCGCCACCGAACTAGTCGAGTTCACGAAGCGCTACTTCGCGAGCAAGAACATCCCGGTAACTGTGGAGTTCAGCTGGGGCGCCACTGAAGTAAAGCCGCCGACACTGGCCGACGCCATCGTCGAAGTAACCGAAACGGGTTCGAGCCTGAAGGCAAACCGTCTTCGCATCATTGAAACGTTGATGGAGAGCGAAACCCAGCTCATCGCCAACAAGAGTTCCTACAAGGATGCGTGGAAGCGGGAGAAGATCGATAACCTCTCGCTCATGCTCAACGCCGCGATTGCTGCCCAGGGCCGCGTTGGCTTGATGCTCAACACGCAGAAACAAAACTTACCTGCGGTGCTTGGCGTGCTGCCAGCATTGAACTCTCCAACCGTATCGCAGCTGAGCGATCCGGAGTGGGTCGCTCTGAATACAATCCTCGACGAAGCGCTGGTGCGCGACGTCATTCCCAAGTTGAAGGCTGTCGGCGCCACCGGCATTGTCGAATATCCATTAAGCAAGGTTGTGCTGTAA
- the hisI gene encoding phosphoribosyl-AMP cyclohydrolase has translation MTAMTIDFNKMDGLVPGMVQDAKTGELLMLGFLNEISYAKTLESGYVTFWSRSRQKLWMKGETSGNRLRVVEAATDCDNDALLFKVEVEGDGLVCHEGTISCFTKPIAMETK, from the coding sequence ATGACGGCGATGACGATTGACTTCAACAAAATGGACGGTCTGGTTCCGGGAATGGTCCAGGATGCCAAGACCGGCGAGCTCCTCATGCTCGGTTTTCTCAACGAAATCAGTTATGCCAAGACCCTCGAAAGTGGCTACGTCACCTTCTGGAGCAGGTCGCGGCAAAAGCTCTGGATGAAGGGTGAAACAAGTGGCAATCGCCTGCGTGTCGTCGAAGCTGCGACCGATTGCGACAACGACGCACTCCTTTTCAAAGTTGAAGTCGAAGGCGATGGTCTGGTCTGCCACGAGGGAACAATCAGCTGCTTCACCAAACCGATCGCGATGGAGACGAAGTAA
- a CDS encoding ComEA family DNA-binding protein, which yields MNRFSRFFLAFVLFAAATAGSFHAQPAFASSVGSIQASTTADADKLDINTATADQLKALKGIGDAYSKRIIAGRPYTAKNQLTSRGILPVATYNAVKDQIIAKQPKK from the coding sequence ATGAATAGATTCAGCCGCTTTTTTCTCGCCTTCGTTCTCTTTGCTGCCGCAACAGCCGGCTCTTTCCATGCCCAACCGGCGTTTGCGTCATCCGTCGGGTCCATCCAGGCGTCCACGACTGCCGACGCGGACAAGCTTGATATCAATACAGCGACGGCCGACCAGTTGAAGGCCCTTAAGGGAATTGGCGATGCCTATAGCAAGCGCATCATTGCTGGCCGTCCCTACACTGCAAAGAACCAGCTTACGAGCCGGGGTATCCTGCCGGTCGCTACCTACAATGCGGTTAAGGATCAGATTATCGCCAAGCAGCCAAAGAAATAG